The following proteins come from a genomic window of Aspergillus luchuensis IFO 4308 DNA, chromosome 3, nearly complete sequence:
- a CDS encoding putative G-patch domain protein (COG:A;~EggNog:ENOG410PHY6;~InterPro:IPR011666,IPR000467,IPR035960;~PFAM:PF07713,PF01585;~go_function: GO:0003676 - nucleic acid binding [Evidence IEA];~go_process: GO:0006397 - mRNA processing [Evidence IEA]), which produces MASKRSRAAFEADLQARQSPYALYGTPLPPLDDSVRDDGSYAPIWKQEVTDDRGRKRLHGAFTGGFSAGYFNTVGSKEGWTPATFVSSRQNRAKDVRQQRPEDFMDEEDVREAEESKRLQTADEYSGFGSTDAELTRRGGLMDLLKTSGETMGVKLLKRMGWREGQGIGPKVRRRADLGDGMLQRDGGAEQTYLFAPENPPMVAFIHKTDHKGLGFEGEARLDARQTKANESDDEDNDSFFGKRLMAPGKPKQPKAKEPRRGAFGVGVLNDTGSDDEDPYSLGPQISYNRVIGGDKKKKKKAKPAEDARLLSSSSNPLIGSKPVYIPKRVIAAKGAAGFRKCSDGRLPLEGFLLADGISSLSISSHEKKYAPPEIPKDWKSSKAPTQERDVSNYVSTAEAAKASSMDPTARAALLGEAQLPGKSIFDWMTPEARERIVKLTGKTDLPPALGEKAPKGYELSEAEKRKDLWDLVPKLDKQVAVQALTRAASGWMPYAEDLSKRDRYRTFLQVRAGLRDSLPDRVPGSTTDEWAAELHEFARAAEVFKPMSGLMASRFTSASSGPKESSDKSDGSPSAEPLLSKPAAKPEDPAVEAAKIGMFGPMTRSSISFYPTRLLCKRFNVRPPEHVQMDPGAPSGRAEAPVSGSRFQSAGYQTASGPKELVSRDVMNQLMLEAGGGSLAAADAASPTSSGPAGSRAPVVVEPERNEALEAERPGEAVFKAIFGSDDEDEDEEMS; this is translated from the exons ATGGCCAGTAAAAGGAGCCGCGCCGCCTTCGAGGCAGACTTGCAGGCCCGCCAGTCTCCCTACGCGTTATACGGAACCCCATTGCCCCCATTGGACGATAGCGTACGAGACGACGGATCATATGCGCCCATCTGGAAGCAGGAGGTGACCGATGACCGGGGAAGGAAACGCCTACACGGTGCCTTCACCGGTGGATTCAGTGCCGG GTACTTCAACACCGTCGGGTCGAAGGAAGGATGGACTCCAGCAACCTTTGTGTCTTCGCGCCAGAACCGCGCCAAGGATGTTCGACAGCAGCGACCAGAAGATTtcatggatgaggaggatgttcgGGAAGCGGAAGAGTCCAAGAGACTGCAAACCGCCGATGAGTACTCCGGCTTCGGCTCTACAGATGCCGAATTGACGCGCCGCGGAGGGTTGATGGACCTCCTGAAAACGAGCGGAGAAACTATGGGGGTGAAACTactgaagaggatgggatggcgAGAAGGCCAGGGAATTGGGCCCAAGGTGCGGCGTAGAGCTGACCTCGGGGACGGTATGTTGCAACGTGATGGAGGAGCCGAACAAACATACCTCTTCGCGCCCGAAAACCCGCCAATGGTTGCTTTCATCCATAAGACCGATCATAAGGGCCTTGGATTTGAAGGAGAGGCCCGCCTAGACGCTCGGCAAACCAAAGCGAACGAgtccgacgacgaggataaTGATTCGTTCTTCGGAAAGCGGCTAATGGCTCCGGGGAAGCCGAAGCAGCCCAAGGCGAAAGAACCACGACGCGGGGCGTTTGGCGTCGGTGTGCTGAATGATACTGGctcggatgatgaggatccTTATTCCTTAGGCCCACAGATATCTTACAACCGAGTGATCGGAggggacaagaagaagaaaaagaaagcaaaaccTGCCGAGGATGCGAGACTACTCTCCAGTTCGTCAAACCCGCTTATTGGCAGCAAACCCGTATACATACCAAAAAGGGTCATTGCCGCCAAGGGCGCCGCCGGTTTTCGAAAGTGTTCTGATGGCCGTTTGCCTCTGGAAGGATTCTTGCTCGCGGATGGCATTTCAAGCCTCTCAATATCCTCGCACGAGAAGAAGTATGCGCCACCGGAGATCCCCAAGGATTGGAAATCCAGCAAAGCACCGACACAGGAAAGGGATGTTTCAAACTACGTTTCTACGGCGGAGGCAGCTAAAGCTTCGTCAATGGATCCCACCGCAAGAGCCGCGCTCTTGGGAGAAGCACAACTCCCCGGAAAGTCCATATTCGATTGGATGACTCCCGAAGCTCGGGAAAGGATCGTGAAGCTTACGGGCAAGACCGATCTGCCGCCGGCTCTTGGTGAAAAGGCCCCTAAAGGCTACGAGCTCTCAGAGGCGGAGAAGCGCAAGGATTTGTGGGATCTCGTACCCAAATTGGATAAGCAGGTAGCCGTTCAGGCACTCACACGAGCAGCCAGTGGTTGGATGCCGTATGCAGAAGATCTAAGCAAACGGGACCGCTATCGAACATTTCTCCAAGTACGAGCTGGACTCCGTGACAGCCTTCCGGACCGGGTCCCCGGATCTACTACAGATGAATGGGCAGCGGAACTACACGAATTTGCGCGAGCGGCGGAGGTCTTTAAGCCCATGTCTGGACTCATGGCATCGCGATTCACCTCTGCCAGTTCTGGACCCAAAGAGTCATCCGACAAGTCTGACGGGTCTCCTTCGGCGGAGCCTCTGCTTAGCAAGCCCGCAGCCAAACCAGAGGACCCTGCAGTGGAGGCAGCGAAAATTGGCATGTTTGGCCCTATGACTCGAAGTAGCATCTCTTTCTACCCGACGCGTCTCTTGTGCAAGCGATTCAATGTTCGGCCCCCCGAGCATGTCCAAATGGATCCTGGTGCGCCATCGGGACGCGCTGAAGCCCCCGTCTCCGGGAGCCGGTTCCAATCGGCAGGTTACCAGACCGCTTCCGGGCCGAAAGAGTTAGTTTCACGGGATGTTATGAACCAACTCATGCTTGAGGCTGGCGGTGGATCTCTGGCAGCTGCAGACGCGGCCTCGCCGACGTCATCAGGGCCAGCGGGGAGTCGGGCACCGGTGGTGGTCGAGCCAGAGCGAAACGAAGCATTAGAAGCGGAGCGGCCGGGCGAGGCGGTGTTCAAGGCGATCTTTggcagcgatgatgaagatgaggatgaggaaatGAGCTGA